In Lolium rigidum isolate FL_2022 chromosome 3, APGP_CSIRO_Lrig_0.1, whole genome shotgun sequence, the genomic window GGAATGTTCCGATATTTGACCGGAgggtttctagaaggttccggagcggCTACCGGTGGGTACAATGACCCGGGAGGGGCCACATAATTTATAGATATTTGTATTTTGTGTACATTTAACCAAATCAAAATATGCAACCAGGTACAAATGAAGTAGTATCAAGGGCTCACCATTTCTTTAGCCCGTGAAACAAGACAATTTGGGCCACAAAAAATCATACATCTCTTCTTCATAGGATCAAGGGCGCACCATCTGTTTTACCACTAATGAATATTTTAGTAGTAAGATTTGTTAAGTTATtggtaaaaaaattgaaaatatttTTAAACCTATATTTCTTCTTGCAGAATTTTCTCACAAGACTTAATTTGGCACTTCTTCAAGGTGGGTATGTCTAGCTAATtagttttaaatttaaaattttagcATCGTATATGTCTTGATGATGTGATAGAATTTCTTGTAGAATACAATATCCCTAATTGATATAAATACATATTATTTTACTTATTTTCTATTATCTGAACGGTACTTCCAATATATTGGATTGTGTATTGCAATAAAAAATAATTTGATATTTCCTCAAAATAAAAAATTTGAAATATTAATTATGTTGTTATAGAAAAATAGAAATAAGGTAAACCTTTAATATATGTTTACTTTCATCAAATTTCTTTCATATAAGAACAAAATAAGAAAACCCGGtctttatattactttgtgtgttCTAGACAGGTGGGTTTTACATTTTTATGTTTCCACATTGGTATATTTCAAATATCTCAATAGATGGCACTAGAATAAACACATATCTAGTATATGTAAATTTTTAGGGTGTACATGTGTTTGTGTTGGATACAAATGTAACCTTTGTGTTTTATAGAAAAGAAGTACATGTGGTGGTGGTGCGTAATTTTCAATCAACTTTTGCTGCTCTACTACCCATTGATGAGTAACTAAAAATATGATTACAAGTTCAAATTGTCTAGCATGCACACAACTCAGCCGACATTTCAAGAGCGTGTGTCTACATTAGGTTTCAATTTTTTGTTTATAGAATTCAGAATCAAAAGATAGAGAAAATAATAATTGTTTGGGGTTTAGGCATAGTTGAAGTAGAAAACTTAGTTTGGTCGGCAACAACCACAGACGAATGGATATAGCACTCGTCCAAATATTCTTGAAACAATCAATATGAATGCTAATTGTGTCGGTGGAATTTCAAATTTAGCCTATTTTTGGCACGCTTGCATTGAACATCGATCTTGCCCGTCCTCCCAACTAAGTAACTATGGATAGTATCATGTTCACGTGGTTACAAATTGCGTGTTTCATTTGGTATGTGATCCGCCGCAATGGCTTATATGTTGAAATCCATGTGTAAATTAAACTCATAGGCAAAAGTAGCAATAGTTAAACCGACCATTCATGATATTTTCTCATTTCTCCTCTATTTCAAATTATTATTTAAGAGGGACTTCTTCCTTTTTTCATTCAGAAATGAAGGAGTGGCTGATCATTTCGAAAGAAAAGATTTCAAAAGACAGAGATATTCTAGCCAGTTGATGACGAGTCACCAAAGATCATCACCTTCACAAGCAGCGGCTTGCCCATCCCTCGTGGGCCCAACGGGAAATCCAAACGGCGTGACAGCCCGCCCAATAGCATTCTGCCTCTCCGGATTCCGCGCGCCCGGCCAGCCAATCAGCTTCAAGATAACCTTCTTCCACGGGCCCCACCGCTCCTCACACCCACTCCCGTGACGCCACGTAGTTGCAAAGTCACTGTCGGGCCCACTGTCGTGTTTTTTTGCCCGAATCAAACCTAACACAAGCCCACGGGCGCTGAACCGTGGGCCCGAGGTCTCGATCAGGGCGCGCGATTTAATAGAGGAAAAGGGCCTCGGAGCTCACCCCGGCACTGTTCTGTCTGAGTTGAGCGCTCGCTTAACTCACACTAGAACGGCGGCAGGGCTTCACGGCGCGAGCTTGTCAGTCGAGTCTTGTGTAATCGTGCTCGACGCGATGACGAacgccggcgcggcggcgctcggggcgCGCACGGCCCGCGCCTGCGACGGctgcatgcggcggcgggcgcggtggcACTGCGCGGCCGACGACGCCTACCTGTGCCAGGCATGCGACGCCTCCGTCCACTCGGCCAACCCGCTGGCGCGGCGGCACCACCGGGTGCGCCTctcctcggcctcgtcgtccacctcctcctcccttcCGCGCGTCGACCCCGACGACCCCGCGTGGGTGCACGGGCTCAAGCGCCGGCCGCGCACGCCGCGGTCCAAGCCCGGGGTGACGAGCAAGCACGACGCGCCCGCCCCCGCGGTGGCGGTGCCCGATCTCGAGGCGGAGGATTCCGGGTCCGGCATAGTGGGCGACAACGGCGACGTCCgcgcgggggaggaggaggaggtctacgacGAGGACCTGCTGTACCGCGTGCCCGTGTTCGACCCCATGCTCGCCGAGCTctacaaccccgtgccggccgacGAGGGCGCGGACCTGCTCGAACAGAAGCCCGCCGCCTGCTGCTTCGCGTCGCTTGCCGATCAGCCGTCGGCGGAGTGCGCCTCCGGCCTGGCGGACGGGTTCTCCGGGTTCGACGTCGTGCCGGACATGGAGCTCGCCAGCTTCGCCGCCGACATGGAGAGCCTGCTCATGGGAGGGGTCGAGGAAGGCTTCGACGATCTGCGGTTCTTGGACGAGGAGAAGCCCCACATGAACCTTGACTTCGACATGGACATGGACTTCGATGACCAGACAaccgcggcgccggcgccggagcaACAAGAGGACAGGAAAAGGAAGCGGCCGGACTCGGAGAAGATTCTTAAGCTCGACTACGAGGGGGTCATCGACTCGTGGGCCCGTGACGGCGGCTCGCCGTGGTTCCACGGCGAGCGCCCTCAATTCGATCCGAATGATTCCTGGCTGGACCTCACGGTAAATAAAACCGCCGGCCCTTGTTCCGACAGTGCTGCTATCACTTCTATTCTAAATAGACCTGAATTGTGGGCTAATTAAGCTCCGTTGCTTTGCATGGACAGGCCGGTAGCCGGGGATTCGGACTTGGCGCGGCGGTGACGCCGGTGACGGGCGGCGAGCGGGAGGCCCGGGTGTCGCGGTACCGTGAGAAGCGGCGGACGCGGCTGTTCGCCAAGAAGATCCGGTACGAGGTGCGCAAGCTCAACGCCGAGAAGCGGCCGCGGATGAAGGGCCGGTTCGTCAAGCGCACCGCGCTGCctccgctgccgccgcggccgccgatgATGGTCGTCGCGCCCCACGGCCACGGCGGGGCGCACGGGCGCTTCCGTTTTTGAAAGCAAGCGCTCCATCCATCGTCCGTGGATGCAGCTGCATGCATGCCTGTGCATGCATCCTCGCCGCTGCTTGAATGATCTGCTAATAAATACTTCACGTATGTAGATGTTCTCTTCTCTTAGTTACTTTCAAAATTGGGAGTGTAGCGTTAGTTTTTAAGCAGAATCCTGTGTGAATTAGGACGCCCTCACTACGTACTCTGAATATACTTGCAGCATTTCATGTGCAAAGTTATACTAGCCTGATTAAATATGTATTTGTACATAGGGAATTAGGGATCCCTTGTATTTGTATATATGGTTAGGTTTGGTATTTTCGTCTTTTCGTAAGAAAGATGCACTACTGTATTTATTGATCTCACAACATTGAAGTACATTAGTACTTATTACTACGGAGTAGTTCACATACGATAGGGTTAAGATTCGAAGGTCTTGTAAGCAGATGAAGGTGATCGAAAGACGAGGGCCTAGCTAGTTGTCACTTGTATGTCGACCCGTCCCTTCCATTCTGTGTTGGGTTAGCCTCCATCGCGGGGCACAACCACAATGTGCTTGATGCTACCAATCTCATATTTACATGGTTGTCTAGAAAAGTAAGGTTAGATGTTAactttcttcttctttcaatcaaaaacttctactccctccatgtggtagtaacatcttatattatgggacggaTGGAGTACCTTTTATGTGATTTTTTGCATGGTGAATTGGTGATACTCTTTATTTTTTGAGGCAAATTTGACTAACGATTGGATCAACCAAATATGAGTTACATGTCATTTAAAACTATATCATGGATGCACATTTCAATGAATTTTCCAGTGGTACATTTTGTAATgacatataacttatatttagttgaataAATCATTAGTCAAAGTTTGACACATAAAACGTTGTGAACTTGTATTCATGAACCAAATATGGACTTGTTTGCTAGCTTCATAACTATTACCTCCTATCGGTTTTAATTGACGCGAAATTATTCACTGCATGCATACGAGTAGGGTGGTGCTGCGTTAATTAAAaccgatcggagggagtagtacataCTAACTATGAGAAGAAAAGGCATGCCAATCATGACTTAAAGATTTTTGGTTAATTTACACTTACATACAGTTGTGCATGGGCAGCCTGGCCCGGCTCGGGCCTGATTGTTTAGCCCGAATGTCGGGCCGGGCCAGGCTTGGGCTTGCATTTCGGGCTGGGCTCGGGCCTGATTTTTGAGCCCGAATGTCAGGCCGGGCCAGGCTTGGGCTTGCATTTTTCGCGATTTAGGTAAGGTTCGGGCCGGGTTTTTGCCAGTTTGGGCCGGGTTCAGCCTTGACATTTTAGCTTCTGGCTTTTGCGGGCTTGACATAAAGTAATTGGAGATCTGGTATTTGTTTCGTTGAGACAATTATGTAGGAGTATTAGAATTTGCAAACTAGATCTTTGGATGCTCCACTTAGCTCTGCAGGAATTTGAGAAGGGTGAGCTAGGTTCACTAGAAGGCCTGCAGAAAATTTGCATGAGGCTTAAGCTTGTATGTTAGTTACAATTCTTTCGTTTTTTATATTCATGTGTTTCGTCATTACGATTTCCGCAAACCTCATTCATCTAATTATAAGGGCATCCATAAGAGAAAAAAAGACTAAGAGTCGCCTGTATAATTGGAGTGGGCTTACAGATGACGCATTACCTTGCGTGATTGTAGTTCTCATCATAATTGTTTTGTTGAGATAATTATATTCTCTTCGGTTCATATTACTTATTtgacttaactttatctagatacagatATATCTAGTCAACAAACGTGTCTATAAGTTaactaatttggatcggagggaggcGTCTTGATACATCATCAGTATCTAAATTTGCAAAACTAGCTTTGGATGCTCCTTTTGAACAAGAAAAATGACATAGGTTCACGCGAGGCGTGCAGAAAATTTGCATGAGGTTTAAGCGCATGTGATTTCTTCCAAACTTTAATATCCCTATATTTGAGTTATTCGGTAGGATTTCTGCACATTAACCTAATTATGGGCATCCATAAGAGAGAAATCTAAGAATTGAAGAAATGCAATTTTGATCTGGGGTGCATATGCAAAACAAATTTTCTAATGttcaaaaatttaggaaaaaatatttgctcatgtacctcaatattaTATGTGCTCACGTAATTTTTGTTATGAGATACCGACATTTTTCATGGTCtgtgcaaaaaaaagaaaaaaataagccTCGTGAAAAGGCTTATTTTACCACTAAAGTTTGTCTTTTTCACAGAGGCCGCCCAAAATGTCAGTTTTTCTTGGAATAACTTTGTAATCGCATAtgatgtgaagatgtacatgcaacattttccattgtaattttctgaaattttaaaaTGTGTTCAAAACGTATTTGAAATAAAGGGAGCATTTGCACCCAGAGCCAAACTGCCTTGTCCAGTCTTATAAATTTTTTAAAAACACCATTAGTATAGACTATATAAATATAACTACGAAAAGTAGTTATACATATATTGTCATTGATTCTTTGTTTAGTAAAAGTTTAAAGTTTGCGTCTTCTCTAATTGGGTCAGGTCTGATCCCATGACAACACATTTAAATGTTGTCCAGGTTTCTCTCTTCGAGCAGAGCTACTTTGTTCTCACCTTCCAGACTTTTCAGCGATATGCACATGCTAATATACCAACGTGCCACCGGACCAACATTCGAGAACCACTTGCTTGCAAGGTTCAAACCTTAACGTGACATAATAGATTCGATCTTGTTTGCGTTGGCACTATtactattagggcatctccagcggcgcgacgcaaatggtcgctgagcgaccgttttcgtccgccgtaaccggaaatgcgtctgggccctgctccagcggggcgacgcaaagtgaccggcccgtccgcggagacgcaaacctggcccaaatatgcgccaggtttgcgtctccgcggacgcttggCGGACGCGCCGAGCGttctccatttcttacccggtcccgcaagtcagcgagagcaaaatcgaccgcttcgacctgatttcttttttcaccctcgttggtgccctagtgcgacggccccgccccaatccccgccgtccgccgcagcgccgcagtgctcgccgccggcaccgttgTCGCCGCGCGGAGAGCAGAGATCGTACTCGGGGTTGGGGCTCCGGCGcgaacctgccggctgttttcgggcgaaacgttgccggttgcgccgcccttccgcgccgcccacgacctgttcgacctattgcgccggtaggtttcttctcGTTTTTTCGGTGCGATTTGTGCGTGGCCATTGATCAAGAGTTCGTATCGACGCAGATGGACGCgtggcatatggtggagaagttccgcgcggagatcgttgactcctcttcggacGACGAGTCCGATCATTCGTCGcacacattggcaactactgcggcctccatgatccacgagttcacctcaaacccggggccgctgcaccggggctctgtgaaggggcgctcgaaaaacctgccgcgcaacagagtggcagggcaggcccgcctccacaaggactacttccacctcaccaatccgatctatccggaaaaattgttccggcgccgatacaggatgttaagggacctgttcttggtcattctacggggcgtcaggaactacgacccctacttccaatgcaggcccgatgcaacaggtgcgctaggcttcacctcctaccaaaaatgctcgcggctattcgcatgctctcatatggaatggctgctgatatattcgatgagtatcttcgaatgggtgagagcacctgccttgagtccatgtacgggttttgccgagccgtgattgccgtgttcggacagATACTCGTAGGGAGCCAACTCGTTGAGGATACAAGACGCCTCctatctatcaacgagtctagaggcttcccaggaatgattggcagcatagattgcatgcactcgggagtggaaaaactgtccatttggatggcggtgGTCGAGAcaacgggcatgaggagggacggactgtcattcttgaagctcgtcatatctcaagatttatggatttggcattcattctttggcatggccagttccaacaatgatatcaatgtgttgcaccgatcaccggttttcgaaaggctcatgcaaggcaaagctccccgggtgagctatgagatcaatggaaatgcatatgacaagccatattatcttgccgaTGGCATCTACCCCGAccgggccacattggtgaagactcgtccgtaatccaaactccgagaagacgaagaggtttgccaagatgcaagaggcttgcaggaaagatgtggagcgtggatttggtgtgctccaagctcggtgggcaattgtccgtcacccggcaagaacatggtccctgaagaccatgcatgaggtgatgacatgctgcgtgatcatgcacaacatgatcgttgagaacgagcgtcccgatggccgcaatgagaaccaagtgggaattccaaggtgagttggttgcgccacttcctggagcttcatcttggcaggactatctacatatgaatgtagaagtcacaaacgataccgtctccaaacagctgcagacggatctgattgagcatcaatggaccatggctggccatgaagatcatacCTAGAGGACtagtatcttattttcatgtagacttttaaaaatttaaatgttataactatgacttcgttgaaatcctatttgttgtttcaaaacttcaTATTTGATGCAAACGCAGAAATGTGTCGCGCTACTGGAGCCACCCcagggtgcaaacggacgcgcggacaaaaacggtctgtctcgcgtccgccgcgcgacgcaaacagacatttcggacgtccgaaatgcgtcgcgccgctggagatgcccttagtaagGAGAAAGAAAAGAATGCTCACACGGCCATGCGAGAATACACCAACTAAGAATATAAGTTAGTCTAACAGAGCCACCAACAATAGATACCAGAAAGCCAGTATATTTATAAGAGAAGACTGTCTTCAGTACATTCGTGCATGCCTATGTACTTTCTGAAAGGGAAAAAGATGCCACACCACATACATCTCAAACAAAGAAAGGACTGCTAGCATGCAGAATCTCATAAAGAGATGTCGACATGATGAAATCAAGAAAAAATAAATACGCGGCTAGCAGAAGACAAAGAATTGCATCTGTTGCTCTATTACAAAATGACCTAGTGAAGTGGTGATCTATTAGGCTTTACTAGCTAAGCCTGTCTTTCAGTAGGAAAAAACATGCACTCTCAGTTCTCCCGGTACAATGGGACCGCTCAATGCTTAAACTCTACATGCTGGAGTTAGTGCTACATACAATTGATGTACACGACCATACCATTTACAAAACGAGAAATGAACTATTTCTCAATACCTTGCTGCAAGTATTGAATCAAGTCATACCCTGCGGTGGTCCACTTGTTGTAGGCATCAACACATGTGCGTACCATAAAATTAGCCGCCTCGCGCTCGTTCATCTCTGGATGAAACCGCTTCCGAAGATTAGCAATAGGTTCTCCCCTGCTAAAGCAAGGGAGGCCACtgtccaccatcaactgcactGTAGTTACAATGCCATTCATGTGTCTCCTTCCGGCTAGGTATCCTTTGACACACAATCTGAATGCATAATTTTTTAATCAGAACAGCACGATGCAAGGTGAAAGGCCAGGGCAGTCCATGGATTCATAAGAATTATACTCCATAAACAGGTCAGTATTGTCTCCCAAACATCGACAGAAAGTTTTCGAGCGTGAACAATCAGGTTGCCCATTGCCCTCTCCctcacatgtactccctccgttcttttttaattgactcggatttagtataagtttgtactaaattcgagtcaattaaaaaggaacggagggagtaataataaGCAAATATAAGGATAGTAACAGTATGCACAGCTTTATGTACAAAAGGCCCAACACCTTTCTTCTCGCCCTAGTTTTTTACGCATAATTTTATGCATTAAATTTATTAACTTGTTTTTGCCCCCACATTTCTGTGCATAATTTTATCTAAAAAGGTCCCAAGTTTTTCTGTTCCTACATTGCCTCTAGCTCTCTCACCCTTATTTTGTACTAGATGGTGTGAAATAAGTGTACCAATATTGCATACATTGCAAACACATGTATTAAAGAGTCAATCTCACATTTCAGTACAACTGTGAAAAAAAATACGAACCTGAGAAACTGATTCCAGGTGTCACTCTTCATAGTCCCAGATGGATCAAGCAATTGAGTCATCTCATGGCTTAGCTTGAAGTGTGCACTCTCAAACCCCATGTTACCCCCAGGTGAAATCTCCAAAATAAATCCAAAATCAATATGAACTAGTCTCCCATGGCTGCATAAGCAAGGTGATGGTTAAGTTGTAATTCCAGCTTTACTTGGTCAATTAAAGATAGGGGACTAAGTAAAAACCTATCAAACAGAAGATTGCCATTATGCCGATCCTTTGGTTGAAGAAGCAGACTGGCAACGGCATATCCAGCACTACTAACCATAAACATTTCACGCGCAGTTTCAAAAGCAGGTGAGCCTACAGGGCCATAATCTTGCTGAAATATCTCTAATAACCCACCAtcagttgtttcacccatttgattTCTACTCCGAGTATTTGGGACCACCTACAGCATGCTCAGATTAAGATAACATACAGGAAACCAACAAAACAGCCAATACTAACACAGGAGTATACAATGATTAGTCGTAAAAACTACTACTTGTTGACTTAATTCGTTGCTAAAGTTTCATAAAATTGCTACACTGATGTGTTCAAAATATATGAGACCGACTCATTGCAGTACATGTGCAATCAACGTTTCCTAACATACACAAGAATAAGATCACTAGAATACACTCAAAATAATGATATTAAGATTCTATGATACTTTTTTTCATACTTTAACAAATATTAATGGCCAAAACTAATTCTTCAAGACTGCAATGTCCAAAACAACATATGATTCGAACTGACGTGTTTATATAATATTTTTAATTAAGTTAATATACAGTATAACATAAAAGACATACCCACAATAATATTCACTGATCAATTTAAAGCAGCTCGCACTATCAAGGATATTCTCTTTTAAGATGCCAAGTTACTAGGCCGTTTAACATCAAGGAACTAGAATTTGAAGTATTTAGTGTCCAGCTCACAGAATCTTAGTAGGAAAAAGCGTTTAGTTACACGATTTTCCAAGATACAAAAAAATGAAACAATTGGGGTTACACGCTTACCTCAATTATACCTCGTTCTGGGCCAGTGGGCAAAACACCATAGGGGAAGAGATACAGATTTAATCCGACAGCTTCAAATATGTCCCTTAATAGGGAAATAACCTGGAGGGCAAGCACATCCTGTCTACAATCATCACCAACCTGTCATAGCATAGAAAGTTGCTTGTGTCAACTGTCAAACAAAGGGGGCACTAGAAGATTAACAGGCACAGTGATCAACAGTTACAACATTATCTAAAAGATGTTACAGAACTACAAGTTACAACCTTTTCACGTTCAAATGATAGTTAGAAGTCCTGAACTACAAGTGAAATAAAATGAATTCGACCTCGCTTGTAATTAGTTTGCACTTGATAGTACTTTCTTTACACTTACCATAATGGCTACAATATACGGTTCATGGTGTAAATCACAATGACGTAATTAATGTAGGCCATTTCATCATGTTACCTTTAGCCCAGGTGATAAAAGTACTTTAGCAACGGTAAGAGTCTATTTTACTAACTGACAT contains:
- the LOC124704061 gene encoding zinc finger protein CONSTANS-LIKE 16-like → MTNAGAAALGARTARACDGCMRRRARWHCAADDAYLCQACDASVHSANPLARRHHRVRLSSASSSTSSSLPRVDPDDPAWVHGLKRRPRTPRSKPGVTSKHDAPAPAVAVPDLEAEDSGSGIVGDNGDVRAGEEEEVYDEDLLYRVPVFDPMLAELYNPVPADEGADLLEQKPAACCFASLADQPSAECASGLADGFSGFDVVPDMELASFAADMESLLMGGVEEGFDDLRFLDEEKPHMNLDFDMDMDFDDQTTAAPAPEQQEDRKRKRPDSEKILKLDYEGVIDSWARDGGSPWFHGERPQFDPNDSWLDLTAGSRGFGLGAAVTPVTGGEREARVSRYREKRRTRLFAKKIRYEVRKLNAEKRPRMKGRFVKRTALPPLPPRPPMMVVAPHGHGGAHGRFRF